One Thalassophryne amazonica chromosome 10, fThaAma1.1, whole genome shotgun sequence genomic region harbors:
- the LOC117518738 gene encoding LOW QUALITY PROTEIN: transcription factor HES-1-B-like (The sequence of the model RefSeq protein was modified relative to this genomic sequence to represent the inferred CDS: inserted 3 bases in 2 codons), which produces MPADMMEKXSSSPVAATPASMNTTPDKPKTASEHRKSSKPIMEKRRRARINESLGQLKTLILDALKKDSSRHSKLEKADILEMTVKHLRNLQRAQMTAVLNTDPTVLGKYRAGFSECMNEVTRFLSTCEGVNTEVRTRLLGHLANCMTQINAMNYPSQHQHQLTSTAGPTHPSFGXSMVQIPSSSPQVLPMNAVSCKGSSSPASLPSDATKVYGGFQIVPATDGQFAFLIPNAAFAPNGPVIPVYPNSVSTPVPVPAAVSPGAPSGNTDSVWRPW; this is translated from the exons ATGCCTGCAGATATGATGGAAA CATCCTCCTCCCCGGTGGCTGCAACCCCGGCGAGCATGAATACAACGCCAGATAAACCCAAGACAGCCTCTGAGCACAGAAAG TCATCCAAGCCGATCATGGAGAAGAGGAGACGAGCCAGAATCAATGAGAGCCTGGGGCAACTCAAAACTCTCATCCTGGATGCGCTGAAAAAAGAT AGCTCCAGACACTCCAAACTGGAGAAGGCGGACATCCTGGAGATGACCGTGAAGCATCTCCGGAACCTGCAGAGGGCTCAGATGACCG CCGTCCTGAACACCGACCCGACAGTTTTGGGAAAATACCGAGCTGGTTTCAGCGAGTGCATGAATGAAGTCACGCGATTCCTGTCTACCTGCGAAGGTGTTAACACGGAGGTCAGGACGCGGCTCCTCGGACACTTGGCCAACTGTATGACGCAGATCAACGCCATGAACTACCCCAGCCAACACCAGCACCAGCTCACCTCCACGGCGGGTCCGACGCACCCCTCCTTCGG GTCCATGGTGCAAATCCCCAGCTCCTCCCCGCAGGTTCTGCCCATGAATGCGGTGTCTTGTAAAGGGAGCTCCTCTCCGGCCAGCTTGCCTTCAGACGCCACCAAAGTGTACGGCGGTTTCCAAATCGTGCCTGCCACAGACGGACAGTTTGCTTTCCTCATACCGAATGCGGCTTTTGCGCCAAACGGCCCCGTTATCCCCGTGTACCCAAACAGTGTCAGCACGCCGGTGCCCGTGCCTGCTGCCGTTTCTCCCGGAGCCCCGTCAGGCAACACGGACTCAGTGTGGCGGCCCTGGTGA